In one Bacteroidota bacterium genomic region, the following are encoded:
- a CDS encoding septal ring lytic transglycosylase RlpA family protein, with amino-acid sequence MKKTIIALFVCSFFITAFIGVSDSQEGFATYYGNNFTGRKTANGQRYHKDSLTCAHRIYPFGTMLKVYCHKTKKTVTVRVNDRGPFGPKRIIDLSGSAADSIGIKMLGIAWVTVEKVE; translated from the coding sequence ATGAAGAAAACTATCATAGCTCTTTTCGTTTGTAGTTTTTTTATTACTGCATTTATTGGTGTCAGCGATTCGCAAGAAGGTTTTGCTACTTATTATGGTAATAATTTTACAGGCAGGAAAACTGCCAACGGTCAGCGATATCATAAAGATAGTTTAACCTGTGCCCACAGAATTTATCCTTTTGGTACGATGCTAAAAGTATATTGTCACAAAACCAAAAAGACAGTAACTGTAAGAGTAAATGACCGTGGCCCTTTTGGCCCTAAAAGAATAATAGATTTGAGCGGTTCCGCTGCCGATAGTATTGGTATTAAGATGCTGGGGATTGCTTGGGTTACGGTGGAGAAGGTGGAATAG